The region ACACACACAATTCCATTCGAACTTCGCTTTAGTCGAGTGTCTCGTCTTggagatacccgttactcagcttaatggagaaagcgatattgtaagaGCCAACTACtggctatttcagtatatgcTATGTGGGCAGCATACagatgccaagtctgactgtcCTAGCCTTTATTGTTTCTGAGATCTCAAcgctcatacggacagacggacggacagatggacatggttagatcgactcggcttgtgatcttgatcaagaatatgcggtcgttttactctacgagtaacatATATGATTACTTTGGGGActtttcatttaaatgggaAAAACCAATCCCACATATATAAGGTTTAATTTGGAAACAGGattcttaattttaaacttaaaattagaAAGTAATTTTCTTTGTACAGCCTTATAATTCTTTCATGACGTTGGAGGATAAAAGGATAATTGTGTTTTCAAGGTTTGGATTAGTTAGGAACGGGATTGTTGAATATATTGTGGAAGGATGGGCATTCACTCAAGATATGTTCAATGCGTCTGTGCCATTGCAAAATTTGCATTGGTCCGATGGAAGTTGAACGAATCTAATTGCATGGGTTAGGCTAGTGAGTCCAAGGCGTAACCGTATAAGCCTGATGGAGAGTTTAGTAAACACTGGGTTATTTTTGTGTAATGGTCAAGGCTAAGATGACTGacattctttatttaataccAAGTGGAGGTTTTATtaatcattaaatttataatgttctattaaacttgaatttatttattcaaagcACGTAACAAACGAGTTTTTGGAAACTTAATTTATTCCAAGCTTTTGTAAAAAGCAGTGATCTTAGGTTCTAAAAAACTGTTTCGCCAATTAGCAACGTTATAAATGAAGTAGGTCACTACTTTCGCATTTGAGCACAACATATAAAATGCGGAAATGATGAAACagtttagtttattttatatcgCCATGAAGTTCATTTACAGTGGTGCGTAGCTGAAAATAGATTCATTGAAGTTTGTGTATTATTTACTATAAACTATTTACAGTGGTAGTCCTGCTCTTAACAACTCGAACTTTAGCCCAGTTGCAAAGTGAACAACCGTTAGCGGTGCTGAAAGCCAGCGGAGATGATCTAAAAACTCCACTGATTGTGCTTTTAAACCCCATAGCTAAGCCAAAACGTGGGGAGTCAATTGAATCGGAAAAGGAAAAGGAGGCCACACTTATACAAGATTCTGCAACCATTCCACTTGTAACGGACACAACAGCTTCAACAGAAAAGCCAACGAAAAAAACAGAACCTCTTCAGAAGCAGAAACCAGCTCGTAGCCATGGACAAAAGAAAAAGCATCCAATGCAGGACTTATTGCTGATGCCAGGAATGTGGGAGAGTTCCCCGATTGCCCGTGGACCAATAAATACAGTGGCTACTCAACCAGTGTTCTATCCCCTCCCAGTCTATATCCCATATCCCATTCCCTTCATGCTAAATCAACAGATGCATCTGATGAGCAAACCGTCCAGAGACAACGTGGAGGATCAAATAGCACTGGACTTCAATGAGTTGATGTCTGTAAATCTACTTCGAAGCTCTCTCGAACAATACAATGGAGCTGAATGGCAGAAGATAATGAAGAGTCAAATGAAGCCACCTAACCAAGATGGCCCAAAAAAGTGGAGGGGAAAATGGCGAAAGACAACGACAAGTACAACTACTTCAGCAACTAAAGCTCCAGTAACAAGTAAAACTGAGCCAACAAGATTACTATTGAACAGCAGTCCCCCAAGTGGAAATGAAGAAGTAACCATCGAAACCACTGCCGACAATGAGGCAATTGAAGCAGCAagttaattgaataaataagaGGGGCAAAGGAAGTCAAGTTTCCGTAGCATAACTAAAGgtaaaactttttttgataatataaGTACGTGAAGGACAAGTCAtgttgaaacaaaataaaaaacacataaaggaaatataataaaaaaaatatatgttgtaGACATATTCTACACCTTACTGATTAATTCCTGctcaaattaataataaagtgCTAGATTGTAAgaaagaaacatgaagaagtcttcctttaaattatttataattatttataattttatgttgtacaaattacaattacaaaaaaaaactttacagaaaatacaataaatattatagtttttaataaaatgttaataaatggaaaattttttttactgacTTTGGCCGAGACTACTGTAAATCTCTTGCAAATGCCTTTGCAAGAAAACAGCAAAACTGAAGCATACTTTCCGGCGGTCAGAAGAGCTTGCTTTCTCTCCATCTCTCTCACTATTTTAGTGTGTCTGTCTGTATCTGTAAATACTGCTAACGTATCAGTACCTGTACGATTAAACTCACCTACCAACACCCAAAGTTGGCCGCATCTTTTGTGAGGCAGCACCTCCGTTTCAGTTGGTCTTCCACGGTCGCCGGTCTTCCACGTTTATCGCGCCTCTCTGGTTGCTATTTATTGGCAACGTAAAACCTTAAAAAGTGAAAGAggcgacggattctgaaaatcaaatataacTAATTTCTTCTTGTGAACCGAGAGCGAAAGTGACCAGCGGACAAATAACAACATATCTCGCTAATTAGGCGTCACGCCACGGCAAGCAACAACGATTCGCGCCCAAGAATTGTGAGACAATGGTGATGGCAAGTGACCGTGCGTGTTAAATGCTGGTGGATCACCATTTCAAGTGAGTAGGTAAAAGCAGGAAGACAAATATTCCCAGTCAAATCGAACCggaatgcaaatatttgaccCAGTTCAAGTCGCCTGAGTGACCAACAACACAAGAGCCAACAGCTGGCAACCCGGCTGCACTTATCAACCGAAAAATGGAAACCTGTTTGCCGGGGAAATGCGATGCATGTCCAGTGCATTTAACCCAGTGGGTAAAAGTGAAATTTCCTGCGGTTCCACGGCTTTGCCAGCTGCCTTCGTAAAGTTCTTAAAGACCTTCCCCGCCCACCTGAGTTATTAGCGCATGCCAGATGGGAATCTCAACGCGCTCTAATACACATTAGAATCCCAATTAGTGCCTTGGATTGCGTGCTCACCGGTTGTAGATTCTCGGCACGAAAACTAAGCCAAAAATAATAGGGTGGTTACAGTGATACACAAATTAAGAGCACGCCAgaagaaagtaaacaaatcgTTTCGCGCAGCTCAAATTGTGGTTCACTCCAAATAATcacatttaattgaaaatgaaacctTTCGGCAAATTTGCAGGCGATAAACCGCAGCAATGTATGCGAAGCAATGCGGTGGCAGAATGTTTTTTATTCCGAGCTCGAgttattttatttcgtttttattgTCTCTCAGCCAATAATCACAGTCAATTTGCTGAGCTCCCCGGCAGATGGATCATAAAAAGTACGTTGAATCCGATCTATTTGGACTTAATAAGCCATTAGTGAGTCAAGTTGGTTAACCGCGATGAAAGTGAGTCTGCTTTTCGTTCGGCCCAGCTTTAGATTTCACTGAAACGCAACCGAAGAAATGTAGAAAGAGTTGAAaactctttaaaatatttgcacgCTAACACAAATCACACCACAGTTGGCGAACTAAGATACAAGCACGCATGAAGTGAAATTAGTAATCTATTAGACGCATTCACTTGGCGTTCGACTGAAACCGAAAGTCCGCCCCGAACACTGATACAATTTAATGAAATGCAAATACTTAAAGCTTTACATAACCGCTCGTCGAGCCAGATTCAAGCATTTGCGATGTTCGGATGCGTACGTCTGCCCGAGAAATTGTCacataaaaatgcaataaaatctcACGGCAATGCTGCGACTGACAGCGGCAAAAACAACGTGCAGGGAAAGCTCGTTACCTTCCGAAAACGTAATCTACCTGCCAGCCCAGAGCTGGCCATTTTCAAGAGCCATTAAGATAGATGTAATTGAATCATTATTCAAAAGAGCAGAAAGCATTCGAGTGAAAGCCAACAACAGAACAGCGGCCGAAAACAAATGTATCTCAAGTCTTGCATAAGTGCGACAACAATCTTTAAGTGCTCataagtaaacaaaaataaattttaggtaatattaaataaacaatacattttaattaactatttaacaaattaagtcagatatatttactttgttctcagttttgaatgtaatttCCTCgcttttaaaagttattttaatcaaCATTAGCTCAAAGTTCGGCCTCTCTTTAAAGCCGAAGTTCCATGCTTCTAAGCCACTAACCTTCAAGCCACCTAACGGTTGCAGCTGGGTCTTCGACTCGACTTGAACCCGCGAAGAACTTACATCATATGGTTTTTGGGCGGGAGCGAGTTCTGCTGCCGCCAACTCCCTAAACTTGATTTAGCAGGCCATTATTTTTATAGCAATTGTGTACTCGCAGCTTTATGGCTATTTCTTTCGGCATGACATAAGCCGCCATGGCACTTTAATAGAATGCCTTAATATGAAAAGCCATAACAACGCGCCGCGTTACATGAAACATATGTCGTTTATGCACATTACGCATATGTAGCGTCTGCAGAGAGCAACTAAGTCGCAGCtcgttaaaaataataatcgtaAGTAGTACTCTAGTATGCAGCTGTGCGCGTAATGCGGTCTAATTGATTGCATTGGAAACATGATTATAAACGGCTGAAACAGTTTGTGGACTGCCTCTTATGTCTATGCCCGAATCAGCGACAACGCCGAGCTAACTAGAATGCCGCAAAGGTCTCAGACTGGTGCCAATTATGTTCAGAGCCAGAATAAAGTAGCAATAATAAGGTCAATGTGCAAGCACCGAGATTGATATCTTGGTCAAAGATGGAATATTACCTGAAGCACTTTCAATGGTCCACGAACAATAGATGAATGTCATATGTCATATGTATGCCACCACCATCTTTTGTTGCTCATCGGAAGTGGTTCAAGTAATGGCGATTTTATTTGACAACTTGATTGCTTTCTTTTGTCCCCAAGAACGTCTGTtcccaatccaatccaatcgcTGTAAATAAAAGGTAAGCGTCGTTTTAGGAGTCATTTGGTCTCCTATTTTcgttaagaaatataaaaatgagatatttttttttttaaatacttacaTTTAATAAAACCCCTTATAAATTCCCGCAAATAGTTGAAAGCTCATCAAACACTGAACCAATCCTTTTCACAAATCACATTAAGCGCACAAAGAAATTCGTGTTAAAAACAGGTTTATTTTACATTATCTATTTAGCATTCAAGAAATCCAACGAATGTGATTATTGCGACCTTACGATAAAAAAGCTTTTATCTTTGAATCGAATTACAAGTCAGTCGCTGGACTCGTGACCCATTTTCTCTTTTATCTCGATTTAAAGTTGCCGGAAAACCAAACACAGAGTAACCATATTGGCATCATCAAAACATAATATGTACGTATTTGTCGTTGCAGGAAAACCCGTTGACTGGACACCAAATGGCCGTGAAAAGCGCCGACTAAGGAAGAGCTGGGCAACAACTACGAGGAAAATTGACGTCAAGTCAGCAGACAAACTGCACTCGAAACAAACTGAAGCTATCTGGAAAATGTATAAACAAACATAGAGCAGTGAGCGTAGACCAAACAACTTTCAGCCGCGGCAAAAATTACAGTTAAGGTTTGCGCGGCGAAAGAATCTTGAAAGAGCTACGTGCGAATGCAAGAGTTACCAGTTACCATACACCAGATACAGCCGATATTGCAGTGCAAAAAGTCAACGACAACTGAACGAAACCGCGGAGAGTAAAGCCCCAGAGAGAGCAAGCGGTCTGCTTCAAGCCTGGCCATGATCTTGGCCAACTGTTTGGGCCACAACACGCTCAGTTGTTAACCAGACGCGCACGCATGCGCACGCGGATCGCGCCAACAGGTGATTTGCATATCCCCAAGATACAAGTTACAAGATACTCGCGTCCAGATACGAAACCGTTAGGCCGTAGGTGTGACGCGATGAAGTAATTGCAGGTAGCCGGATAGCCGAACAGAGCAAATAGAAAACGCGCTAAATGCGGCAGCGAAATTCCAAACAAACGAGTCCAAAACAAACACCACGAAGAAAGTACATTAAGACCAATAAAAAGAACCGAGCTGCTACGAAAATCGACCGACAATCAATGGAATGGTGTTTGCGTGCTAAGCCGAGTGCCTCATAAATTGATTTGTCAATTGGCTAACGATTTCGCCAACAAAGCCGGCCATTGCGTCCGCAAAAAGCCAGAGTTCCCGTTCCCCAACACGAACTTCCAGCGAAATCAGCTAAATAAACAGTTGGGTTACAGTTAAATTGCAGGGCCAGggtgcaattgcaattgcgaTTGCAATTGCAGGTTCAAGGTGTGAATCGGCTGTCAGCAGTGCTAACTGGCCGGGTGAAACCGAAAACGAAACGGAAAATGCCCAGCACACACAGTCGTTTGCACCATAATTGGGGCTCGGGTGAGAGCCACCGACAGTGGACATCCTCCAGTAGAAATCGCACCTGCAGTCGCAACTGCCACCCAGTGAGCATGGCCAGGTTAAAGAGTGGCCACTTGATTTTCCTCCTCTTGATCTGCCTAATCAACTCGGCCGCCGAAGCGGATGGAACGGCTCGGAATGGTCGTCTTGGTCGCCATCTCTCCACCACGCCGCTGAGCCGCCTGGAATTGGAAACGGAGGCCGtcgaggagcaggaggcggTCAACGAGTCCCCGACGGAATCCCCAGCGGAGTGGACGACGACGGAACTGCCGCCGGAAGGAGAGTGGCAGCCCGTGGTGAATGCCACCGATATTCCGGGCAGGAAGCAGACGGATAAAGCGGCCCCTGGCGACTCGCTGCTCCTCCGCCTGGCCAGGCGCTTCACTAGTGGAAACGAGCTCTGGGACGGCCTTGTCCGCGATTGCTATCTGAAGCCAGACGTCTCCTGTTTCCAGAAGAACGTCTATAGCTACCTGGATGGCGCCTTGGATGCCCAGGATGTCAATGTGACGCAACGACTCAAGTTCTTCAAGAACGAAGTGGACTACAAAGTggaaaaggagaaggaggagcaCTCGGAGGCACGTGCCGGTGAGTTGAATTTTCTATAGCGCATCTCAGAGCTTTTAAGAGGTCTTATATTCCACAAAATGTTGCTGGAGAAAAGAGATAGGAAAAAATCATAGATAGGTTTAAATAATTTAGCCGGTAACgtaatttgttattaaaaaatatgaatcaaAGTTAAAGTGGGCATTTTCTGATCTCCGATTAGGACTACTAAGCTTTAAGTGCAAATTGCAAgatgaaattatttattttttgagtgaAACTAGCTCGGTATcacaaaaaagtaaataaactcAGTGAACTAGCAGCCAATTCTTGACATTAAAATGGGTTTTTTTCCCCAATTAAGTTTAGCAAACATCGTCTTATGTAAGAGCCCTTGTATGCTCGACTCGGTGTGTGCGACCAGTTTTCACGTCGATTCTTTTCTTCGTGTTGTTTACCAATACCTGAGCACGTCCACAAAAAATGCCGCTGCCACTTCCAGTAACTTTCACTTGCCgcgatttgatttgatttttaacgTATTTTAGCTGCGCCAGAGAGCAGTAAAATATCTGCTGCGGCAACGATCTCTGTTTATGTGAGTCACGGCGCTTTGACTGCGCTCAATTATGCGGCTCTTTACCAGGCATCAGATGTTTTCTTCGGCTCACAGCATGGCCAACACTGTAACAATCGCCCATTAACAGCCATCGAGTCGGTCAAGAATTATGTAAGCTGCTGGAGATCATTAGGAATTTGCAAAATTAGCtaggtgtatatttaaaagcTCAAAGAAGTATAAATGTTAATGGGAATGgaaatttacaaattgaaaggttattaaattatatttaaggtGAAGTTTGAAatacaagtaaaacaaaaacagcaataagtaaattgtttaaaaaactataaaggaagttaactttggcaagccaaagtgtatatatccttgcagttaaaagaaataaaaaacgttaGCAACACCATGTGAAAATTTTCAGTGatgttataaatacaaaataaatttcattatttctctatatgttaattctcaaaaatataaaaaatgatattcccaatataataagataatatgtcaaaaaacaccgaagctataatttgtttcatattattttcccacccatttttttgaaaaaattgaattcgaaattcaaaaccaaaaaatgttatttccaagcagaggaggttatatgttaaaaaacactaaagatataatttttttaaattttttttccgataattcctatgggaactataagatatagttgtccgatccgacttatattctacctgcaatagaaaaaagacttttgggaaagtttcagccccatagctttaaaactgagagactagtagaaaccgacggacagacggactcgtctagtgatgctgatcaagaatatatatacttaataagcggaaacgtctcctttactgagttgcaaacttctgactgaaatcaatataccccctgcaagggtataataatacTGTActgtcaaaaattaaaattttcttggAACTTAAAACGTAGAAAGTCTGGTTAAAGTTATattacacttttattttacaataaagGCAAGTTTCTAGAACACAAAATTATGTTATTGCAGTGCTTAGTAACAATTTAAAcccctttgaatttttttttttttttgcctttaaGGACTGTGAACATATTTTACTCATTTAAGCCAACGGAAAAGTGTTTGCCAAGCGGAAGCGCACAGCTCCCCCTCTCGCTTATATATAGATAATTTGCCTTAAACACAGAGCCAACTTAAGGATGTGTATATTTACTCGCAGTTGCGCAAGAACATCCAACATCCTATGCAGAGTGCTGAAACTCGCTTTCCACACAACTTTCATTAACCCAAAAGCGTCACTCATGAGTGTTTCTCTGCCTAACTCTCCGATTCTGCATTTCCCAAGCAGCTAGTGCGGAAACCCCCATCGAGGAAGTGACCAGCGCTCTGTATGGCAAGAGCATCAAGTTCGCCATGACCCACGATCTGGAGGTGGATCTGCCCGAGGTTATGTTCAATGGGGCCACTTTTCGTATCTCGCCGCGAGCCATCGAAGGCAACGGAATCATCGCCAAGCTGGAGCTGATTCCCAAACAGGTAGTCAAGGCCCGACTGGCCGGGGCGATAATCCAGAAGAAGATACGTAAGTAATACTCGCAATTTGTTTCCCCATCGCGCAGTTGCAGATGTAGCAACCGCTTTCACTCTCTGGCCAATCCACGGCAGCAACTGCATCCAAAAGTCTGATTCGATTGCTACTTTCGTTTGTCCAGAAAAATTTCTACGCAGCAAACTGGTGCTGTCGTTCCTCGCACTGCTGCTGATCATCAAAATCATCAAGATCAAGTTGTTCTGGCTGCTGCCAATCGTCATCGGAGTCGGGGCGGCCAAGAAACTACTGCTCAAGTTCCTGCTCTTCCTGTTCCCGGCGCTGTCGCATCTCTTCAAGCTCTGCTCGCACTACCAGCAATCCTATCACGCACCAGCCAAgtaccaccaccaccatcacctCATCGATCATCACCACACGGTGAGCGCAGTTGGGAGACGACAATGCACAAATTGCATCTTATTCGCAGAGATTTCTAGAAAGTTAATCGATACAATCAAATAGAATTGCTGGTATTAAAGAAGGTGCACCTGCCTGGGTAATACAAAACGCATAATATTAAGTGAAGTTCGGCTTTCAAGCATTCATAAAGATTCTCTTAAGTTGGGTCACTGGCATTGCATCCGTGACATGGTTACAACCcaaccaaaaaccaaattaaagtACCAGTTGATATCTGATTTTAACAGTTTATTACAACTACTAGATACATATAAAACACTATACAGAAACTAGCCAATCTAAACAAGATATTCATATAATGAAATTAAGATACTTTGAGTAACATTTTAGGTATTTGTTGCATATATCTTTTATTCAACTTTATAATCAAATGTTTACAAGTTTTAAAAGCGAGCAGAGCACAGATGACACTGGTATTTGACATTCGGTTGAAAGAAATTTCTTCGATGCCAGCAAACGCCACTAACTGGTTTGGGTTAGGCTGATTATACTTATCATGTTTCGGGCGTATTTTTGGAGAAATTTCATTAACAATCTGGCTGTGATTCAGCTCGTCTATAAGTCTGCCGGTCGGAAGTCTCTTTTGTTCGTGTGCAAGCCGCGCTCCCGGAAATTCAATTAGAAAAGTCTAGAGGCGTTCTCCGCCGGCAGTTGAAAAGTATTTCCATTGAAGATTCCCGACTTCAAGTCGGCATAGCACGTGCCCTCGAAATGAGCTCACGCTGACACAGACAGCACCCAGCTTGACATATCGTCAAATGAAATCCCGTCTTTCTATTGGGGCCGTTGACGGGGATTAGCCAGGCCTTGGCTGTTGCCGCCCCATTTTCCCACGAAAGAGTGCACACGCGTAGATACTCGTATTTATGAGATGTTTATGCTCCCAGGGAATGCCATCGAACTGCGACCAGGGCCTGAGCCACTGGGATAATCCGGGCTTCCATGTTTGCATACGACAATCTTGCTCAAGTGGGACTTCCCCAGAATTGATTTAATAAAACGACCACTTAGCAATTACAATCCTTTAAAAGTGTCGTTTATTGGGGTTTAGGCCAACGCTGACAACTGGAGAAAGCAGGAATCCGAGGGGAATACTTGCAGCTTGactttttcttctttcttcCGCGGAATATATGAATTTTCCAAGTGCAGGAAAGCATTGGCGGcataaaaaatggaatatCGATTGGGGAGTAGTTTGTGTGAATTCCATGTGCGAAGTTACACCCGGGTGGCCAATGATATGTGCATATTTTCTAGACCACTTGTAGTCAGTTAAAGCGTCCTCGCCATCCCTGGCTGCTTTCGCACTCggtgtaaattaaattaaatgacaGAGTGAAAGACTTTCCCTCCAGAAGGACCAAGAAGCACGCCCACTTAACAATTCGTCTGTTCGTGAGCGTTTGTCACCTCTTTGCTAGGAAAAGTTTCGGGCCGCACAGCATGAAATATGATTCGAATTTGGCGCACAATAAAAAGCACAAATAATAGGCAGGGCTTGAACTCCGAGCCCAACTGCCAGGCGATGACACAGCCCCGTATCTCCGCATTTTGTTCGTTATTTACGGCTTTCTGGCAGTCATTGAACTGAGCCACCAGCCAAGTTGAGCTATAATGCGTATTATTTGGTATGTTCAAACATTGGCTATAAATAGCCGACTAGATGGTGCGTTGAGGGCACTCCAAAGGAAGCCCTCCAGAGCAGCGAACAAAGTTTTGCTGCCAAGTTAATAAATGTCAAGCAGAAGCCGTGCACCCGACGCTTCATTACCATTTTTCTAATTTGCGCTCACTGACTGCCATGGCAACGCACTTAATAAAGTTCGGTGCAATATGCATCACTTTATTTCGAAAAGCTCAATTGCACCCGGTTATGCTCCCTGAACGGTGGACAATATCGCTTTGATTTGCTATTGCATTTTGTAGTTTAATTATCAATAtttatgtttcttttttaagaagtcaAGTACCTCTAAGTAAAATACTGCATGTGTTAGAAAAACAGATTAATGCAATTATCCATACTTCAATTTTAGAAAAAGTACTTTTCTATTACACAACCTAAATCTTTATCTCTACTCCCCAGGTGGTTCCCCCTTGGCACAGCGGAGAGCACCACTCGGGTCCGGTTCCCGAAATCATCTACACCCACCCGCCCAAGGGTCACCCGTCCGCCTATCTCCACGGAGCGCCGGTGCACGAGAGCTACGGCCCCGGGTTCGAGCACTTCGAGGGGGCCTGGGAGAACAGTGGACCGGGCTTGGGCTCCGAGTAAGTTCCGCTTTTCTAGACACCTCCCACGCTTTCCGTATCCGCATCTGTAACTGTCTGTGTCTCTGTCTTGTCTCTAAACCACACTCAAACGCCACACTCTCACACAACAACCGACCTGCATCACCATACAATAGATACATAGGCGATATAAATCGCGTTGCACAGATAGAGGAGAATGCGCATTACTTTAAGCCCCACCCGGCGAATGACGCCGGGGTCCTGCATGCTTGGGGCCTGGGCACCACACAGGCACACCAGCAACACCAGATTCAGGCACAGGCACACCAGCAACATGCGacacaccagcagcaacaccaacgtTGGCCTGCCACCCAGCAGGCGAGGCCGCCCACCCAGCCAAAGCAGCAgtcgcaacagcaacagcttcagcttcagcagcagcaacagctcaAGCTTCAGCTGCAACAGCAATTAAGTGCTCAGAAAACTCAAGCCTCTAGTCACAGTTTAAACCCATTTCAAAGTCAGGACAAACAAAGGTACATGCCACTCAAGGGCGCCCGAAACCCGCAAACAAGTACACCTACGCACATGAAAACTCACTTGCACTGCCGCCGAGAACACAACCGCACACCCATAAATTAGGTCGTTGTATAAGCTACTAACTCTTACTAGCCCCGAAGGCACTCCTTCGTTTCCCGGtgactttattttaaagtgcTTATATCCTACGCATTCATTGCTTGCACTGCAAAAAGGGAATCACACTTATTACTTGGTGGTAGATTAAAACCAGAAGGTATAATTCTTCAATACTATATCTCacaaaaatcatatttaatcTCTATATTATCTCTTGAGCGGTGATAGAAGAAACAATTTAGAAGATCATTTCTTAGCCAATTCATGGTACTTTCCTCTTCTAAGCTTTAATGTCAATTGTCAACTTTGTTTCTGCGCAGAACTCTGACAAAGTTAAGCTCGCAGATTACTTGATGATAGAGCATTATTATAGAACtattaatttgtaaaaagtttt is a window of Drosophila biarmipes strain raj3 chromosome 3R, RU_DBia_V1.1, whole genome shotgun sequence DNA encoding:
- the LOC108027442 gene encoding uncharacterized protein LOC108027442 isoform X3: MPSTHSRLHHNWGSGESHRQWTSSSRNRTCSRNCHPVSMARLKSGHLIFLLLICLINSAAEADGTARNGRLGRHLSTTPLSRLELETEAVEEQEAVNESPTESPAEWTTTELPPEGEWQPVVNATDIPGRKQTDKAAPGDSLLLRLARRFTSGNELWDGLVRDCYLKPDVSCFQKNVYSYLDGALDAQDVNVTQRLKFFKNEVDYKVEKEKEEHSEARAAASAETPIEEVTSALYGKSIKFAMTHDLEVDLPEVMFNGATFRISPRAIEGNGIIAKLELIPKQVVKARLAGAIIQKKIQKFLRSKLVLSFLALLLIIKIIKIKLFWLLPIVIGVGAAKKLLLKFLLFLFPALSHLFKLCSHYQQSYHAPAKYHHHHHLIDHHHTVVPPWHSGEHHSGPVPEIIYTHPPKGHPSAYLHGAPVHESYGPGFEHFEGAWENSGPGLGSDSRPAHTQHHPVFVPGQGPGLGPGPHPPPSGPGLTAAAQIAAQYDPARNNQQHNQAVQEPQLSPELAAQLKEAIRIQAEQRLIQQQQKILEHQPFVQDGQPLYPLNYDPFYSPILLKIDKIVEQLGVKNDLCKERIVCSMYKDPATYSPHSNFISAELSRDTSELEPVTHANEAVRRFYRLIQAARDGQDQKDCQSLYPQCTMPAK
- the LOC108027442 gene encoding uncharacterized protein LOC108027442 isoform X1, yielding MPSTHSRLHHNWGSGESHRQWTSSSRNRTCSRNCHPVSMARLKSGHLIFLLLICLINSAAEADGTARNGRLGRHLSTTPLSRLELETEAVEEQEAVNESPTESPAEWTTTELPPEGEWQPVVNATDIPGRKQTDKAAPGDSLLLRLARRFTSGNELWDGLVRDCYLKPDVSCFQKNVYSYLDGALDAQDVNVTQRLKFFKNEVDYKVEKEKEEHSEARAAASAETPIEEVTSALYGKSIKFAMTHDLEVDLPEVMFNGATFRISPRAIEGNGIIAKLELIPKQVVKARLAGAIIQKKIQKFLRSKLVLSFLALLLIIKIIKIKLFWLLPIVIGVGAAKKLLLKFLLFLFPALSHLFKLCSHYQQSYHAPAKYHHHHHLIDHHHTVVPPWHSGEHHSGPVPEIIYTHPPKGHPSAYLHGAPVHESYGPGFEHFEGAWENSGPGLGSEYIGDINRVAQIEENAHYFKPHPANDAGVLHAWGLGTTQAHQQHQIQAQAHQQHATHQQQHQRWPATQQARPPTQPKQQSQQQQLQLQQQQQLKLQLQQQLSAQKTQASSHSLNPFQSQDKQSSRPAHTQHHPVFVPGQGPGLGPGPHPPPSGPGLTAAAQIAAQYDPARNNQQHNQAVQEPQLSPELAAQLKEAIRIQAEQRLIQQQQKILEHQPFVQDGQPLYPLNYDPFYSPILLKIDKIVEQLGVKNDLCKERIVCSMYKDPATYSPHSNFISAELSRDTSELEPVTHANEAVRRFYRLIQAARDGQDQKDCQSLYPQCTMPAK
- the LOC108027442 gene encoding uncharacterized protein LOC108027442 isoform X2, yielding MPSTHSRLHHNWGSGESHRQWTSSSRNRTCSRNCHPVSMARLKSGHLIFLLLICLINSAAEADGTARNGRLGRHLSTTPLSRLELETEAVEEQEAVNESPTESPAEWTTTELPPEGEWQPVVNATDIPGRKQTDKAAPGDSLLLRLARRFTSGNELWDGLVRDCYLKPDVSCFQKNVYSYLDGALDAQDVNVTQRLKFFKNEVDYKVEKEKEEHSEARAASAETPIEEVTSALYGKSIKFAMTHDLEVDLPEVMFNGATFRISPRAIEGNGIIAKLELIPKQVVKARLAGAIIQKKIQKFLRSKLVLSFLALLLIIKIIKIKLFWLLPIVIGVGAAKKLLLKFLLFLFPALSHLFKLCSHYQQSYHAPAKYHHHHHLIDHHHTVVPPWHSGEHHSGPVPEIIYTHPPKGHPSAYLHGAPVHESYGPGFEHFEGAWENSGPGLGSEYIGDINRVAQIEENAHYFKPHPANDAGVLHAWGLGTTQAHQQHQIQAQAHQQHATHQQQHQRWPATQQARPPTQPKQQSQQQQLQLQQQQQLKLQLQQQLSAQKTQASSHSLNPFQSQDKQSSRPAHTQHHPVFVPGQGPGLGPGPHPPPSGPGLTAAAQIAAQYDPARNNQQHNQAVQEPQLSPELAAQLKEAIRIQAEQRLIQQQQKILEHQPFVQDGQPLYPLNYDPFYSPILLKIDKIVEQLGVKNDLCKERIVCSMYKDPATYSPHSNFISAELSRDTSELEPVTHANEAVRRFYRLIQAARDGQDQKDCQSLYPQCTMPAK